Within Metabacillus sp. KUDC1714, the genomic segment TTGAAGGTTCTAAGCCTATTTTTCAATGTAAAAATATAAAAGATAATGGGTATTTGTATAGAGAAAACTGTTGTACAGCCCCCTCCTCTTGTACCATCAATTTAGTTATGCTCTCTGCGGAAGAAAAAATGTGTGATTTTTTGCGAAGTAAAACACTTGCATGGTTAAATGAAGAGCTTGATCGTGACTTATCCAAACAAGTACGTGAAGATACTCGGAACTATTTTTCGAAGAGCAACATATAAAACAAACCTCTCGTGAGATTCCTTAATTAAGAGGAATTAGAGAGGTTTTTTCTTAGTTCCATGGAACGTACCTTTCAATTGTCTATTGATAATTACAAGAAATTCTCATTGTCTCCTTGTTCTTATGATACGGTAGCCGGGGTAGAATGTAAGCACCTTTAGGAGTCGTTCCCGAAAGCTAAACAGTTCCCCCCTTTGCCACTCTCCCTGTTTAATCAACATCTATTGTTAGAAGCTGAAGTAAAGTGAGAGTTTACTTACACTCTAAAACTTTAGTCTGAACTAAATAAGGATTAAACACTCATGATTCCTATAAAGTTGCGTAATGATACTCTATTATTCTTTAAAAAGTTAATTAATAATGTTTAATCTCGAATAAGTCCAAAAATCTTTTTCGAGATTTTTTTTAAAAGTTTCCATCTATTCACTTGTCCTACAACAAAAATAAAAATGATAAGTGAATACAATTTTTGTTAATAAAGATAATAAGTATTGACTGCATAGTAAGGAGTACATTTGTTTATGTTTAAGAAAAAAAATAATCAGAGCCCTACAGAATATCAAACACTTGCAGAAATAGTGAAAAGAGCTAAAAAATCATCTGATTTTAAAGAGATTAAAAAAAACATTTCAGGAATCCAGATATTTATTTTATATTTCACTACACTTATTGATCACAAGACGATGGAACGTGTGTTTCTTCCATATATTAATGAATATGAAAAAAACAAAGACCAAACTCTAGATATTCAACAATTTATAAACAAGCTTCCTCTTGAAGATGTCATTAGAACTCTGGATGCAAAAGAAATCGAAGAGAAAATTCATCAAGGTTATGTCCTAATTAAATTTGAAAATACCTCTGAAGATTGTCTTTTAGTAAACGCAAACAATTTATCTAAAGGGATTAGAGAATCTAATGAAACTGAGAATGAGTTTAATGTTATAGGTCCAAAAATAGGGTTTGTTGAAAGTCTTGATACTAATATTCTTTTACTTCGCTCTAAGTTAAAATCACCTTTATTAACGACTGAAGAGATCGTGCTAGGCACACTGTCAAAAACAAGAGTTACCATTGTTTATTTAGATGGTATTACAAATGAAGAACATATAGAATCCGTAAAAAAAAGGCTCTCTGAAATAGATTTTGATATTATATGGGATACTTCTGCTTTAATCCAACTAATTAAAGATAATTCTCATACTCCTTTTCCACTTTACTTTTCTTCAGAGAGGCTAGATAGAATTTCTTATACAATCACTTCGGGCCAAGTAGTTATATTTAGTGATGGTTCACCATACGCAATATCCGGGCCTTCTACCATATTCGATTTTTTTCTCTCATCTGAAGATTATTATTATAACTGGATTATTGGGTCTTTCTTTCGTTTTACACGAATACTTGCGATCATCTTTTCAATCTTTTCTTCCTCAATTTATGTTGCGGTTGTGACGTTTCATTATGAGGTTATACCCGCGGATTTACTAGGTCCTCTAATAGAGTCTAGAGCAAACGTTCCATTTCCGCCGTTACTGGAAGTTCTTTTTTTAGAAATGACAATTGAATTATTAAGAGAGGCAGGAGCCAGGTTGCCCACCAAGGTAGGACAAACATTGGGAATTGTTGGAGGTATTGTCATTGGACAGGCAGCAGTTGCTGCAGCACTGACAAGTAATATTTTATTAATTATTGTCGCTTTATCAGCCTTAGCTTCATTCACTACACCAACTACCGTTATGTCCAATACCATTAGAATATTAAGATTTCCCTTTATCATATTGTCATCATTACTAGGCGGGTTAGGTATTATGATAGGTTTTGCAGCGTTACTATGTCATTTGTTCAATCTAAAATCGTTTGATACTCCTTACATGGTTCCTTTTTATCCGTTTCGCCACAATAATTTAACAGATAGTATTATAAGACCACCTTATAATAAATTAAACAAAAGGCCAGATTATTTGAGACCTAAAGATAAAATGAAATATTCCCCTAAAGAGAGAAACAAAAAGAAGGATGATATTAATGACGAATAACGTATTTATTACTATTGGTTTTGTTGTTATATCTCTAATCCTGGCAGGATGTGTACCTCACAATATTATCAATGAAGTCTCTTTGATGCATAATGTAGGCTATGATGAAGAAGGAAAGATGTTAAAAGCAAGTGTTGTTTATCCAAATTATGCCGAAAGTGATAGATCTACTTTAATGACAGCTGTTGCTGAAAATACATCTAGTCTGCATGAAGAACTTGGCCATAAGTCTCAATTTCCTTTTGAAATAGGTCAAGTAAGGTTAATTATATTTGGAGATAATCTAAGTAGAAGAGGTTTAGCAGAGGTATTGGACACCATCTGTAAAGATCAAAAGATCGGCATTACCAGAATGGTCATTACAGATGGATCACCTGATCAAATACTAAATAAAACCTTAAATGAGCGTCCGCTATTTTTGATGAATTTGATTGATAAAAGTATTGAAAATGAAGGTATTCCTGAATCAGACCTCCATGTCATGTTTGACCAGTATTTTGGCAGTGGAATTGATATGTCCTTTCCGAATCTTACAGTAGATTCTCAAGGAACTATTAAAGTCGATGGAATGGGGATTTTTAAAGGTGATAAATTAGCACTAAAGATTTCAGATAAAGAAACATTCTTATTAAAATTAATGACAGACAGAAACAAACAGGGCGTATACAGTTTTAACCTCAACATGAAAGGACATAAAGCTAATATTGGGGTCAGAACGATTGATGGAAAACATAAGGTAAAAGTCATTAAGGAAAATCTCCAGGAACAAGCCAATGTTAGTCTAAATTTAGATGTAGAACTTGATGCTTTGCCCGAGTGGATCAATTTGGAAAAGGAAAAGGATCTTAAATTGTTTAAAAACGCCTTACAGAAATCCATTTCAAATGACGTTGAATTACTTCTTAAGGATTTTCAAAAAAATGGTGTAGATCCTGTAGGTTTAGGAAGATTATATAGAATCAATCATAGTAATTGGTCCGAGAAGAGTTTTTACGAAAGGATCTATCCTAATATGACGTATGATGTAAATACCAAAATTGTCGTTAGACAAACTGGGGTGGGAAAATAGTGACCGTAAAAGTAGAAAAACAATTTCAGGTTTCGTCTTTTTTCACATTTTTTCTCATTCACTCTTCCCAAACTGGTGTTGGTATCCTAAATTTTCAAAATCAAGTGATTAAAGGTGCTGAACAGGATGCTTGGATTTCTTTACTATTAACTGGCGTTACAACCCATATCATACTCTATATTATTTTTAAGCTATTAGATGAAGAAAACAATGATTTAGTAGCTGTTCATCAATATTGCTTTGGAAAAAAGATGGGTAACATTTTATCTGTCTTTGCAATGGTCTATTTCTGGTTAGCTTCCTTGACGGTTTTTCGCGCCTATATTGAAGTCATACAAATATGGGTGTATCCAACAATAAAAACATGGCAACTTTGTTTAGTATTCGGGCTTTTATTGTTTTACCTTATATCAAGTGGCTTCCGTACTTTAACTGGCTTTAGTTTCTGGGGAGTTGTTTTACCTTCTTTTCTGTTCATTTTAATCTATTTCCCAATGAAGCATATGAATTATATTTATTTACTTCCAGCTTTCAGCCACTCCCTTGGTGAGCTATTTCTATCTTCTAAGGCTTTTTCCCTGCTTTTTCTTGGTTTCGAGTGGATACTGATGTACTATCCTTTCATTAAGGATTCAAATTCTAAAACTATATCTAAATGGGCATATTTAGGCAATTTATATACCATCATTGTGTATCTAATTGTAACGTTAATTTCATTCTTATACTTCAATCAAGAGGTATTACAGCAGTTGCCTTGGGCGACTTTAATGATGGTAAAAATCGTAAAATTCTCATTCCTGGAAAGATTTGAATACGTGTTTATATTTATTTGGTTGTTAGTGGTTATATCCCCTATCTGTATTTCTTTGTGGGCATGTACAAGGATAGTAAAAAGAGCTTTTTCAATGCCTCCAAAAGCGACTTTACAACTGTTACTTATTGTAATAATGATTGCTTCCATTAGCTTTAAAGAATTTAATAGTATTGATCAGCTCATTAATCTTACGGCAAATGTAGGAATTGGATTTGTATATGTGTATCTACCACTCCTTCTTTTTATAAAATTGATTAAGAACAATTTTATAAAAAATAAGTCTTTTTTCAGAGGATAGTTAAAGAACATTAGATACTCGTTACCAGATGGGCAAATAACTTTACTATTCTTCTTGTCATATTGAAGGAGATCCTCTTCTCGATTCCCATATACATAGGATTTAATGGAATGGAAGCATAGATCCCTTTTTTATATAAATCTTAGATTTTCTTTACTGCTTATCGACAGCAACCTACCAAAGACATCAAACGTCTATGACGATTTGCAACATTCACCATGCTGCTTATCACAATGCCACTTTGCCTTTTCTTCCCTTAGCTCGTTTTTCTTCGACCGAAACAATTCTCCAAATGCTGCACCTCCTAAAATCAACAAAGCCCCGGATATTTACACAAGACTTAACTTTTCTCCTAAAATGCTAGCTGAAAAAATCAATGCCGAGAGTGGCTCCAAATATCCGAGGATTGACACTGTAATATAAGAGGCGTTCATACGTTACTATCCAAATCAAACTTATCGTTTTCTATCGTATTCTTAAAAAAACAAAAAACTCACAAAAGCTGATATATAAACGATTGCGAGTGTTCTATCTTATTTTCTATTCACAAATAGATACCAGTGGTCGGGGTCGAACCGACACTTCTCACGGAACACGATTTTGAATCGTGCACAAGCTTCAACAATATAACGATTAGGAAAACTAATTATCAAATTATCTTTTTATAAATATTGGATTTAATAATATATATGACCTCCAGCTTACGTTTGACTTTTTATCTATCTCATTTACTTTTTTCAAGTAGATAGTTTTATTATCACCAAACACCATTAAGAAAATTTTACATATTATTTAATCCAAACACGAAAGGTTTTGTCTATAGGAGACACAAGGTTAACTTTAACTGCCTGCACATTGTTTACCTCACCAGCTCCTCCTATATTCTCTATCCAATGTTCATGAGTCCCAGTGTTCATATGAATATAGTTTTCACCAGACTGAAAGGTGAGTTCATCCCTTTTCCAAAAATACGTTCTTTCATTAACTCTAGTAATTTCATCACCTTTAAGAAGACCATCAGTATTAAAAAGGAATTCTATCTGCATAAATACGTCTTCTCGATCGTCTGACTTCACATAGAGTTTCCATTCACTGTCACTAGTCTTCACTATATCGATCTCAACTTCGAATGTTTGGCTATGAGTTAATCCCCTGTGTTGGTGCGGTAGTAAATACCAAATACTTGTATCCTCCATATTAGCTAACTGCTGCTTCGGTATCGGGCCTCGATACCCTTTTTCCATCTGCTTTTTTAGACGATAACCATCATCTATTTTTTCGATTGTGTCAAATTCAATGATCCCAGGTGAAAAACTACTAGTTACTCTTACACCAAGTAGTTTTGCATTGCCTTTACGAAGAGAAAAAAACGACGCGTTTTTACTCATAATGGTTGCACTTTCCTCACTCTGTCGAAAACGAACAATGGGTGCTCCAAAGGACTCATGCATACTACTATGTTCAATTTTGGAGCCATGTCCAACTAGATTCATTTTCTTTAAGTTGTCGATTCCTGGGAAATCACCATTTATCAAGACTTCATAATTAGTCGGCAACGCTGTTTTACCAACCTTTTGTTCTTTTATAAAAGGGAACATCAGGTATCCTATCATAATATGATTATTAACTGGACCCATTTCTGATAGATTTTCAGCAGCTAAGTCTGACATGGCAGCATAAACCGGGTTATTGTCGTGAAAAGCCATTAAACGGCAGATTAAGTGATAAGGAGATAAATCGAAAACATTTCCAAAGTCCTGACGACCTGAATAATCTGTGACAACCTCTCCATCTGGATGAACAAGGTATTGCATCATATCAAGATTTTTCCTTACATAATTTAGCAATTTCGGTTTATTTCCTATCCGTGCCGTGTGATAAAGAAAGATGTTACTGACAGAATTATAGATCCCATTGCTCCGTTCCGTCCATTCTCCGTCTTTGGTAATGTCGATTCCTTCTGCTAGCCATTCCTCTGCGCGATCTAATAATTCATCATTTCCAAAGATCGTATAAAGGTGGCATAAGGCAGAAGTTAGGACCCAGCGATGATTCGGAGTATGACATCCACCAGTCAGCATTGCCGGAATCGTTCTTTCAAGAAAAGACTTAACCTTACTAGTTAAACTGTCAGCTTCTAGACCACTATCATTTTTCAATAAATGATAAATGTGGGCAAATCCAGTTACTATAAATCCCGTATCAGGTGGGGAATGGTAATTGGTCCATCCCGGGGAAATTGTTCCATCCTCATGCTGTTGATCTAGCATGTAATCCAATGCTTTATCAATTCTTCTCGCTAATAGGTCATAATGATAAAATCGAGAGTCTGGGTTCACATAGGAGCTCAGCCAACTACCAAGCACACTTCCAACTCCAGTATGACTTGGACTAGGGATACCTGTTTTAGCATCTACCACGCCTCCAAAGTAACGACTCTCCTCATCATCTATTTGCTTTTCAAAAAAGATTTCTGTTAAATTATCGTTTAGTTCCACCATATTTTTATACAAAGATAATCACCACTTTTCTACTAAGTATTGAACCAATTTTAAACATGATAAAGTGATTCTATTATTGGACCATCGTGAGAGCTTGACCAAGTTTTACAACTGCCTCTATTATGTTTATTTCATAAAAACAGGAGCATCATTCACGGTTTTTGCATTATTTGTATACCCTATTAACTTTTGGAGTGCAGCGATCAAATTCAATGTCATATTCATTGTTTGTGTAACAATCATTCATTTCGTATGTACTCTGTTTCACCAGTTATTAACTTTACCATTTTACATTTCCCCATATTTACAATTATTCCTTATTCCGTGAAACTATTGCAATTCTGTTATTATATTCGATTACAAAAAGCTAATCTCCTTTTAATAAAGCGGTTGTTTGATGTTTTCGCAAACTCTTGAAAATGTTAGCAAACTAATAACTGGTTTAGTTAAAAACGAAATCAAAGATTACCTTTCATTTTCACGCTTCCATTCAATTGCTTTCCGTTCCAAGTTTTCCACAAAATCACTTTTACCATTACTGTATCCTTCAATGTCTTTAGAAAATTCAAGTGCAAGGCTTTCCTTCAACTTTCCATACTCAATTGCGTCTTTTTTATGTGATCTAAGATAATCACGTACCGCCAAATGGCGTTCAATTTCAAAATGATTATCATATTGAAACATATGTATTTGATGTGTCCTGTTTTCTCCACCTTTTCGGAAATATCTTCTTCCGTTAATCCCAAACTCTCCAAGTGGATCATAACCTATTTCAATCATGTTTTCATTAAAAAGATCAACGTTTGAAATATCTTTTACGATTGGCATCATATCGATGATTGGTTTAGCTTTCAAATCGGACACTGCTGTACTGCCTATATGATGAATCTTTACAAGTTCATCTTTTAAAATTCCACTAATTAATTTTGCTTCTTTTTTGAATAATTGAGTCCAGTTTTCATTATAGTCTGTAATAATAATATTCATTGCACGGTTCACCATTTTTAATATACCTCCTTCTCATTTCGACTATACTTTTATATAATCCAATATTCTATCATGATCCCGTTGTTGTCCATTGTTTTCACCTGTATGCAATAATGCACGAATAAGTATTCAGTTGTGTAAAATGAAGGCTCTTTTCTAAGAGATTGTTGCTTTTAAGACAAAACTATTTCAGGTTGATTGGAACGGATTGCGAGACTCCTGCGGGAGCAGCGGGACAGGTGAGACACCGCAGGCGTTTACGAAAATAGTCAATGAAAAAGAAGAATAATAAAAAAAAGCACCCAATAGGTAGACTTTACTGTGTCTACTTTATAGGGTACTTTTTATATCCTGTACACGCCCTTTAAATCGCAAATGCGTGATCTCCAATTGTTTTAACAACTTCACGAGTTAAAATCCAATCACTTGTTGCTGTTTCAGGGTTATAGAAGTACAGTAACTCATCATTTTTTTCTTGTTCCGCTAAAGCTTCTTTAACAGCTTTATGTGCTTCTTTATCAGCAGTTTCATTTATTGAACCATTTTGGACAGGTTCAAATGCATTCTCTTCATAAATAACTTCCTTAACTGTATCAGGGAATTCTTTGTGTTCAACTCGATTCAACACTACTGTTGCAACTGCTACTTTACCTTCATATGGCTCACCTTTTGCTTCTGCATGGACAAGACGAGCAAGAAGTTTCTTTTCTTTGTTTGAGATTTCCAAAGAATTTTCTTTATTTGAGACTTTTAAAGAATTATCTTTGTTTTCAATCAAGCTCTTTGAGATTTTTGCTTTTTCTTTCTCATTTATAAAACGTAAGTCAATGTAGTCACTATCAACTTTTTCGATATCATATTTTTCCCATAATAATTTCAACGTGTCACCAGTCTGAATCGAATCTTCTGCTTGAGCATTTATTTGAGTTGTAGGAAATACTATATAAGAACCAATTACTAATGTAATTGTGATCACTAATTTTAATAATTTTTTCATTTTGTAAACCTCCTGTTTGTTTTTTTAGGATAAAACAGGGCCATCTACAAGGCTAACAGGTTTACAAGTGGATCACATTAGTGAATTATTGGCAGAATTACCATTCTTGTATTTATTAGGACTCGATTACGAATCCTTTCGAGTGACAATAAATACTGTTTCTAAATTCAAAAAACAGGAGCAGATTATCGATCGCCCCTGTCTTTTTAGTTTGAGTATTATTATAAGTCCATTCCATTCAATAGCTCTTTTAATTGAATTAACTCATCCTTAGATAATGTAATTCCCTTTCCCATCTTTTCGTTATCTTGATCCCAATCACGCAAATCATATTTAGGATCACGGTCATTCCAGCTCATTAGATTTAATTCCTTCTTCCATCCTTTTGCGCCTTCTGAAATTGTTCCAATCTTTTCTATTATTTCGAATTTTAAATTTGCCATATGTATCATCCCTTCCAACTGTTTAATATTATTTTCTCATAGTGGATTATCCTAGCACAATATCTCCTTCTTTTTAAAAATTTTATATTATACTTCACTCTGTTAAACTTGATTGCTTTTTACCTCTACATGCAACAATTCGCAAAAAAACAGTGAGCCTTTAACTGAGCCTTAAACTAAATAAAAACGAAAATTAAGGGTGCACTACATCTCAATTATTTAGCTTTTACTTCCTAACTTTCATATAAAAAAAGCTGACTTAAGCTCATTTATTAGCAGCATTAGCAAGCATTCTCGTACATTAATTATGTCACACCTAAATTTTAGCTTTTATATTCAATGAGCTAGTCACTTTACCAATAATCAACTTCATCAGAACAACAAATCATTCTAGGATCAAGCAAAACGTTTATTAGTTACTTATTCTATTAATCAAATTATAGAAGGAATTTTAATATGAATAAAGAATATTTAATTATAATGTAAAATAAAATAACGATCAAAAATTCTAAAAAATACCAGAATATGAAAGCGTTTTACACAGAGAGATCGGTGAACTACTTAAAATATTGGTGAGGGGAAATAACAACATGTATAAACAGAATGATATGGACACAAGAATTTCAATGCTTGAGGGAATTATCCCATATAGTCATAAGCTAGCACCGCTGTTTATTCGTAACACCTTGTATAATTTAATTCCAGAAGGGACGGAGCATATATATGTCGTAGGCATTGGTTCTAACCTAATTAATGGCGACAGCCTTGGTCCATTTGTTGGAACCTTACTTCAAGACATGTATCCAAATCACTTAACTGTATTGGGAAATCTAAAATCTCCCTTAGATGCCACAACCATTGTCCCAAGATTTTCGGGTATTGCCTTACCAAATAATAGCTTTGTTGTTGCAATTGATAGTGTACTTGGTTCAGAAGGGATCGTTAACACGATTGTTGTTCGTGAAGGCTCTTTGCGACCTGGGAGTGGTCTTGGCCATAACCTTCCATCTATTGGAGATTGTAGCGTAATGGGAGTGGTCCTCGAAAATGATCCTGCTGTAGAATCTTCTCTATTTTATACGAATCTCCATCTTATATATACAATGGCTACAAATATTGCAAAAGGTATATCACTTGCGATTAGACAATATTTTAAATATCCATCTGATCATCCAATTTTGTTAATTAGTTAGCTATAGATATTATTGAAAAAGTAAAATTTTTATAACTAACCATATATCCTTCCTTGAAGTACAAATAGACGTAAACCATTTATGGATTATGCCTATTTGTGAGGAAACACTAAGATTTAGTTGTAAAATTACCTACTGAAGAATTAGCTAGTTCCTTTTCTTTCATACCTGGAATACCTTGTTCATCAAGTAATAAAATCATTCGTTCAAGGTAAGCAGAATCTTTTACAACAATATAATTTGGAGGGAATAGCTCCTTCTTTATTTTAAATGTTATTTTATAAGCGTTGTTCACACGATCATCAAGCCCGTAAAGCTCGTGCCACCGGACAATTTTTTCTATTTGATAATTCTTTATTTGATTTGAAGAATAGAACTTACCATTGAGAATGATTCCTTTTGATAAGATAAACAGATTTCCACGATGCTTAATCGAGTTAATGATCACAATAAACAAATAGACAACACTAAAGAAGGAGGATCCTAACCATTCTGTTGCAAGAACAATCCACAATAGAGCCAATAACAATAAAAGGGCAATAAGAGTTCCCCATTTCACATATTGATAGGATTTCGTATTCTTTGCAAGAGGTTCCATTTCCTTCCACTCAATCGGAAGGAGAATACTATTAAACTCATCGTCTATTTTTGGATAAAGTGCATCCTTAGATAAATCAGCTGCTTTCTTTATCCTTAATCGATAATTGATTAGATAATATACACCAAGTATGAACATAATTGTAAACAAGATATTAATTACCAATTTTTTCACACCTTCTTTCTTTAAAAAAATGTTACTAAAAGTAGATGGATGACCTGTTCTATTTATATGTAGATGTGTTACTTTAACTCTATTTACCATATTATGTTAACATATTTTCCAATTAAACGCTCATTTTATAAAAATATTCTAGGATTTTTATTCTAATCATATAAAAAAAGAGAGGATTAACATCCTCCCCTCCCATGTATAACGATTTGTCATTTATTTTATCTCAATGTTTTTAGTGCGCCACTCCATGCAATAACTTGGTCTAGCATACCATTAACATTATCAAGATGTAATTCAGCTGGCTTGAAAACACTTCCGTTTTCAAAATCTGTAAATAGTGACAATGTAGGATGTGTGCGAACGTCTGCAACTAGTAATTCACCTAAGATCCCACGAAGATGTTCTGCTGCACGAGCTCCACCTGTTGAACCGTAGCTCACAATACCTGCAGCTTTATTGTTCCACTCCACACGAGCTAGATCAAGTGCATTTTTCAAAGCTCCTGTGATACTGTGATTGTATTCTTGTGTAATAAATACGAATCCATCTAAACTAGCAAGTTTTTCTGACCAAGCTTTTATTCCTGGTTCTTGACCATCTGTTTCACCTAAAAATGGTAATTTGAATTCCGCAATATCTACGATTTCATAATTTGCATCTTCACGTTTGTCCGCAATTGCTTTCACCCATTCTCCTACTTGTGGACTTAATCGTCCTTGACGTGTACTTCCTAAGATAATTCCAATGTTTAATTTTGTCATTGTTTTTTCCTCCTTATGTTTAGATCCACCAAATAATTTCTCTATAATGCCCATCTTTTACACCGCCTAAAATATTGTTTGTTCTCATTTGATATTTTTAAATTTTATCAACCCCTTTAATTTGGAGGTTTAAATTCTGCTGTTTAAAGTTTTCCTAAGATCACTTTTACCCTCATTTGAAGAATTTTTAATTTGAGATAAAAAATAAAAATTTTTATGCTTTGAACACAGGGTCCTATTCCTAAATCTTATCAACTTCATTAATAGCTTAAAATATATATATCCTAAATTTAAATATCTTGAATATGAGATAATTTTAATAGGTTTTTCTTCTTTTGTCAACTTATTAGATCTGTAACTTTATTAATATCATAAATTATTAGGTTATTACTTTTTGTAACAATGCTTCCTAGAGATGAAACATCTATTAGGAAGCTCTTTAATATACATAATACTTAGCATAATAATTTATCTAAAATAGTAAATTATTCATTATTCTTTAATGAATTCTTTTGTGCTTCTTACAGTATCAATTGGGCGAACTAAACTTTCAATTTGTTCACGTTTTGGCTCTAAGAATGGAGGTAAAGATAATTTTTCTCCAAGTGTTTCATAAGGTTCATCTCCCATAAATCCTGGACCATCTGTTGCAAACTCAAATAGAATTTGTGGAGCAACTCTTGTGTACAATGACTCAAAAAAGTGACGATTAACATATCCAGAGGTTTGGAATCCGAAGCTTTCCATACGATTAATCCATTCTTCTAGAACTGCTCGGTCTTCAACACGGAATGCTGCATGGTGTACTGTACCAAAACCTTGTCTAGCTTGAGGCAGAATTGCATTATATTCTACTACTACTTGGGCACCATTTCCTCCTTCACCAACCTCAAATAAATGAAATGCTCCTGTCTGATCTATTTCTTTAAATAATAGAACTTTTTCCAACATTTCTTTAAAGTATTCAAAATTAGCGATACGGATAAAAATTGGCCCTAGACCAGTTATTGCAAACTTAAGAGGAATCGGTCCATTTTGCCATGGTGAACCAGAAGCTACACCTTCGTTATTTTCATCTGAAATCAATTGGTATTCTTGGTCATCAAAATCAACAAATGAAAGCGTCTGTTTACCAAATTGTTCTTTCACCCCTGTATGCTTTACCTCTAAACGATCAAAACGTTTTACCCAATAATCTAACGCAGCATCACTTGGTACCCGG encodes:
- a CDS encoding ring-cleaving dioxygenase, yielding MNELKGLHHVTAITSSAEKNYEFFTYVLGMRLVKKTVNQDDIQTYHLFFADDKGSAGTDMTFFDFPGIPKGVHGTNEIYKTSFRVPSDAALDYWVKRFDRLEVKHTGVKEQFGKQTLSFVDFDDQEYQLISDENNEGVASGSPWQNGPIPLKFAITGLGPIFIRIANFEYFKEMLEKVLLFKEIDQTGAFHLFEVGEGGNGAQVVVEYNAILPQARQGFGTVHHAAFRVEDRAVLEEWINRMESFGFQTSGYVNRHFFESLYTRVAPQILFEFATDGPGFMGDEPYETLGEKLSLPPFLEPKREQIESLVRPIDTVRSTKEFIKE